The Verrucomicrobiota bacterium genome includes a region encoding these proteins:
- a CDS encoding DNA methyltransferase codes for LVEPVLMAPLRREWAALKGELAAAYAKGKGTPAQRAQILAFLKKLRTIIVLDPACGSGNFLYVALQMLLGLEKEVITFAAQLGWRFEPEVSVQQLRGLEINPYAFELAQVSVQIGYLQWRRDNGFNNNRTPVLQNLDGFQNEDALLVPHFRNKAKTLKEAQAGEHAGDDDLKFYSEREWPKCDVIVGNPPFLGNKRLRSELGYAYTKAIFNTFGDRLPATSDFCCYWLEKARKQIECGKCKRAGLLGTTGSKQVSSRRAFERIQATGRIFFAISDRDWFDAATAIRICMVGFAGLDATDRPSLDGKEVATINADLSSGLDTTGKQFLHANAKLCFMGTTKVGDFDIPQESAIEMLSAVNPHGKPNSDVLRPWRNGSDIVRAPTHRWIIDFGVDMPVEEASLYEAPFGYVEKHVKPDRMNNSEPARVKFWWLFARARPDLREAVNHLPKFIATARVAKHRLFVWFDSTILPDSKAIAIAFGDDYRWGVLQSRIHEVWTCVTCGWHGKGNDATYNPTECFETFPFPFPDDLQASAPPAPEPPVANDGWDTVMTTRFYEVKEDAPPYGGPPTTPAGHRAAIASAAKALNELRESWLNPPEWTETRVLQFPGTVGGPWDRYIDRSTVRDRGSFQIGTVRYPRLEPLDAECAAKLKKRTLTNLYNERPMWLDLAHKKLDAAVSAAYGWLATLSDEQILERLLALNLERAAQEEQGKAGTDKKAKTSRAKNADEMI; via the coding sequence CGCTGGTGGAACCGGTGCTCATGGCGCCGCTGCGCCGGGAATGGGCCGCGCTCAAGGGCGAACTGGCTGCCGCCTACGCCAAGGGCAAGGGCACGCCCGCGCAGCGCGCCCAGATCCTCGCCTTTCTCAAAAAGCTCCGCACTATCATTGTCCTCGACCCGGCGTGCGGCAGCGGCAACTTCCTCTACGTAGCGCTCCAGATGCTGCTGGGCTTGGAAAAAGAGGTCATCACCTTTGCGGCGCAACTCGGCTGGCGGTTCGAGCCGGAAGTCAGCGTGCAACAACTGCGGGGCCTGGAAATCAACCCGTACGCATTCGAGCTGGCGCAGGTCTCCGTCCAGATCGGTTACCTGCAATGGCGGCGCGATAACGGGTTCAACAACAACCGCACACCCGTATTGCAAAATCTGGACGGGTTCCAGAATGAAGACGCCTTACTGGTGCCGCACTTCCGCAACAAAGCCAAGACGCTGAAAGAAGCGCAAGCGGGCGAACACGCGGGCGATGATGACTTGAAGTTTTACTCGGAGCGCGAATGGCCCAAGTGCGATGTGATTGTGGGAAATCCACCGTTTTTGGGCAATAAGCGGCTCCGTTCCGAACTTGGTTACGCCTATACAAAAGCCATTTTCAACACCTTTGGAGACCGGCTCCCAGCCACTTCTGATTTCTGTTGTTACTGGCTTGAAAAGGCACGCAAACAGATCGAATGCGGCAAATGTAAACGCGCCGGACTGCTGGGAACGACTGGCTCCAAACAAGTCAGTTCGCGCCGCGCCTTTGAACGCATCCAAGCAACCGGGCGAATCTTTTTTGCCATTTCTGATCGGGACTGGTTCGATGCCGCCACGGCGATTCGGATTTGCATGGTCGGCTTTGCCGGTTTGGATGCAACCGACAGGCCATCACTGGATGGTAAGGAAGTCGCAACGATCAACGCTGATTTGTCCAGCGGACTCGACACCACCGGAAAGCAATTCCTCCATGCCAACGCAAAGCTCTGCTTCATGGGGACGACTAAAGTTGGCGACTTTGACATTCCACAAGAAAGCGCCATAGAAATGCTTTCGGCAGTGAATCCGCATGGGAAACCCAACAGTGATGTGTTACGCCCCTGGAGAAATGGTAGTGATATTGTCCGAGCGCCAACGCATCGCTGGATCATAGATTTCGGGGTTGATATGCCCGTCGAAGAGGCATCCCTTTACGAGGCACCGTTCGGCTATGTGGAAAAGCATGTCAAACCTGATCGGATGAACAATAGTGAACCCGCGCGCGTAAAGTTCTGGTGGTTGTTTGCTCGGGCGCGGCCTGACTTGCGAGAGGCGGTAAATCACCTGCCTAAATTTATCGCTACCGCACGCGTTGCGAAGCATCGGCTATTTGTCTGGTTTGATTCAACCATTCTGCCTGACTCTAAAGCCATTGCCATCGCCTTCGGTGACGATTACCGCTGGGGCGTACTGCAATCGCGCATTCATGAAGTTTGGACATGCGTAACTTGCGGTTGGCACGGCAAAGGCAACGACGCAACCTACAATCCGACGGAGTGTTTCGAGACGTTTCCCTTTCCATTCCCCGACGATTTGCAGGCATCTGCGCCACCCGCTCCGGAACCGCCAGTGGCGAATGACGGATGGGACACCGTGATGACGACCCGATTCTACGAGGTTAAAGAAGATGCGCCACCCTACGGCGGTCCGCCCACCACGCCAGCGGGGCACCGTGCGGCGATTGCATCGGCGGCGAAGGCATTGAACGAGTTGCGCGAAAGCTGGCTCAATCCGCCGGAATGGACGGAAACCCGTGTGCTCCAATTCCCCGGCACGGTGGGTGGCCCGTGGGATCGTTACATTGACCGCAGCACCGTTCGGGATCGCGGCAGCTTCCAAATCGGCACGGTGCGGTATCCGCGTTTGGAACCACTCGACGCTGAGTGTGCCGCCAAACTCAAGAAACGCACTTTGACCAATCTCTACAACGAACGCCCCATGTGGCTGGACCTCGCCCATAAGAAATTGGACGCTGCCGTCTCCGCTGCCTACGGCTGGCTGGCCACTTTATCGGACGAGCAGATTCTGGAACGGCTGCTAGCCCTGAACCTGGAACGCGCCGCCCAAGAGGAACAGGGAAAAGCGGGCACGGATAAGAAGGCGAAAACGTCGCGGGCCAAGAATGCGGATGAGATGATATAG
- a CDS encoding sugar phosphate isomerase/epimerase family protein, with the protein MNIAPMQQGSRNTKQAENLRNHGSRSLPSAVAPAPTVDWSRREFLGGLAGSGALFAGMEFLSLPGQCAASTTWSCDVGVCGSANQWDIIQKAGCTYVEENVGKLLNPKLPDAEFSKIAEAFKARNIPVRACNGFLPGDLKLVGPEPKHDEVVAYASIALKRARELGVGIVVLGSSSARKVPDGFDRAKADEQFISVVRRLGQAAEANGVIVAMESLNREETNLGNTLGECYKLIKRVDHPKVKLVADMYHMLKENEAPDAILEAGSLLAHCHLAEKAQRTPPGTDGDDFKPYLRALKKLDYRGCISLECRWKKLADEITPAVAALKKQIEAVSAEKA; encoded by the coding sequence ATGAATATAGCCCCGATGCAGCAAGGCAGCAGGAATACAAAACAGGCGGAAAACCTGCGGAATCATGGAAGCCGTTCGCTACCTTCTGCCGTGGCACCAGCGCCCACGGTGGATTGGTCGCGACGCGAATTCCTGGGTGGTCTGGCCGGCAGCGGTGCTTTATTCGCCGGCATGGAATTCTTATCACTACCCGGACAGTGTGCCGCCAGCACGACTTGGAGTTGCGACGTGGGCGTTTGCGGGTCCGCGAACCAATGGGATATCATTCAGAAGGCCGGATGCACTTATGTGGAGGAAAACGTAGGGAAGCTGCTGAACCCCAAGCTTCCCGATGCGGAATTTTCCAAAATCGCCGAGGCCTTTAAAGCCAGGAACATTCCCGTTCGCGCCTGCAACGGATTTTTACCGGGCGATTTGAAACTGGTTGGCCCCGAGCCCAAGCACGATGAAGTGGTTGCTTACGCCTCCATTGCTCTGAAACGCGCCCGGGAACTGGGGGTGGGGATCGTGGTTCTGGGCAGCAGTAGTGCCCGAAAGGTACCGGATGGGTTTGATCGCGCCAAAGCGGATGAGCAGTTTATCAGCGTGGTGAGGCGCCTGGGCCAGGCTGCGGAAGCGAATGGTGTGATTGTGGCTATGGAGAGTTTGAATCGTGAGGAAACCAATTTGGGCAATACGCTCGGCGAATGCTACAAACTGATCAAGCGGGTCGACCATCCAAAGGTCAAGCTGGTCGCTGACATGTATCACATGCTCAAGGAAAATGAGGCGCCGGATGCCATTCTGGAAGCCGGTTCCCTGTTGGCACACTGCCACCTTGCGGAGAAGGCGCAACGCACTCCGCCTGGCACGGATGGGGACGACTTTAAGCCTTATCTGCGAGCGTTAAAAAAGCTGGACTACCGCGGTTGCATTTCCTTGGAATGCCGTTGGAAAAAGCTGGCCGATGAAATCACCCCGGCCGTCGCCGCCCTGAAAAAACAAATTGAAGCGGTCAGCGCCGAAAAAGCCTAA